TAATTCACAAAGAATAAGGAATTGAGATGCACAAGATGATTCAGCTCAGCAAGCATGTCACGTCTGCTACTCAAGTCATTTGTTTAACCATTCTAACTAGACTAAACGTATTGATCCCTAGCCAGAGTAAATGCATCTCCAGTTCAGATTTAACTTTAATTTTAGACTGATGgaaagataatattttgtttttggcaCATTTCTCAGAGAAGATTCAGTTCTAAAAGAGAATAATTCAAACCTATATGagtttaaataatgtttatagCAATGTTTGAGAAACCAAGGCAAATAGGTTTACCTTGTCCTTTCCATCAGGCTCAACAGCTTCTCTTTTCACTCTGCTTGGTATAGGTTTACTGCACAACCAAATAGCAAATTAAATATACACACTAATACTGCTAGCAcggaaaaaaaattaggaagcaTTGATATTACATACCGATCATCATCTACATCCATGTCAGAATCTGCATCCCATCTTTTATCTCCAtcttcttggtcttcatctACCTGAAATTTACACAAAATTAATACTAAGATTGGTtacaaaataaactattaaaattagaaaaaattataCTAAGATTGGTGACTAAATAAActgtttaaattataaaaaaaatatactaagaTTGGTAGCAAAATAGACtgtttaaattagaaaaaaatatactaagACTGGTAGCAAAATAAactgtttaaattaggaaaatattAATACTGTTTAATATTAAGATTGGTGACAAAATAAACtgtttaaattagaaaaaaattaatactaaGATTGGTGCCAAAATAAACTGTTTAAATTAGAAACTCAATAAACTCACACAAGAAAGAATGAGCTACTGAAGTAAAGCAAGCAGCCAAAAACATTACCTCAGGAGTCTCAGTATCTGGCGGCCTTTCCTGAAACGGCACACTAGGAGCATGCTGAAGCTTCGAgagattctggagcaagtcattaCGAATCACTTCAAGCATCTGCCGAGAGTTCTTGTTCTCCATGTTACTCGGAGCAACGTGGAGCGTATAGTCCGGACCAAAGTACTCATAGTACTCATGCTCCGGCATCTTGTCCTCGACCTCGATCCCAAGCGCAACTCCAGTCTCGTAGCACCAGCAACGCGCAACGTTGCGGATAGTGTAACCACCACCGCCAAGGAGCAGTAAAGGAACATTGAAAGATCTCATGAACTTGACACACTCGGCATGGCCTTTGATGGAGAGGTTAAAGCATCCCAGCCTATCGCCAGACAAGGAGTCAGCGCCGCATTGCAGTACGACCGCACCTGGTTTGAAAATTTCCATGACTTTCCCCATGATGGGTTTGAACAAGAGATGATAGCTCTCATCGTCGATACCATCGTCCAGTGGTACGTTGAGTGAATAGTACTTTCCACTTCCGTAGCCAATGTCTTGTATGTGGCCTGTACCGGGGAAGTAGTCTCCGAACTTATGGAATGAGACGGTCATGACCCTGTCGGTAGCGTAAAACGCCTCCTCCACTCCGTCCCCGTGGTGAATGTCGATATCAACATACAGAACACGCtgagaaacaagaagaaagaCAAATACATTAGATCATGTTCAACAATGTTTGTAAAGAACGGATTATCTGGGGGTGGCATTCactgatttattttatacatattttacactgatataagatattttagttttttttttttggttttaattacaaaattgttttatgaattatcaaaattagatatacaaaacaaaagaaattatacaaatttgtggatatgtatattaatttaacaaatttagtctaatttagattgatttaaaccgatttagaacggtttaaaCCGGTTTAGAATGGTTTATAACGGTCTGAACCGGCTGAGAATGGTCTATTAccaaattagatatacaaaacaaaagaaactatACAAATTTGTGGATTTGCACTAACATTGTTAGTTAATTTAACAAATTTAGTCTAGTTTAGATCGATTTAGACAGTCTAAACCGGTTTAAAATGTTCTATAATGGTTTGAATTGTATAAATCGGATTTTTAAATATGGGAGAAAGCTGTAAGTAGGGAGGAGGAGACAAACCTCATGCTGCTTAAGCAGCTCCAGGATAGCCAAGACGATATCATTAACGTAGCAGAAGCCAGAGGCCTCACACTTCTTAGCATGATGTAGACCACCAGCCCAGTTAATAGCAATATCACAAAGCCCATGGTTCAGCTTAACAGAACCACCAACAGAGCCACCAGCATACGTCTGACAAAAGGAATAAAGACCGTCAAAGACAGGACAGTCTTCACCAACGTTGAACCGCTTGAGCTGGCGGATCTGATCCTGCTGAGTCTCGGGCGTAATGCTGCGGAGAAAGGAGACGTAGTCGTCGGCGTGGAAGCGGCAGAGGTCACGGTCACGGGCGGGGAAAGGCTTGAGGACTTGCATGTGCTGGAGGAGACCGTAGTGAGCGAGGAGAGCGTGCGTCATGCGGATGCGGTGAGGCTTCATGGGGTGGCCTTGGCCGTAGTAGTAGTTCCCAACCTCTGGGTCGTAGAAGTAGCACACTTTCCTCTTCACACCGTCTGGTCCAGAGGCCAGCGAGTTTCCTCCGGTGTCCAtcagtaaataaaaaaagattactTTTAGTTATCTCGGGCCTGTAATAGAAAGAACAGTGGGATGTAATAACAGAAGAAGCCAACAAGGTCTAACTGAAATAACTGAAAGTGTTACTCAGATCCTCATTTTCTGAAATTAAGTAAAAGCAAAGATCTTTGGCAGTGAGTGTAATAACAGAACAAGCAAACAAGGTCTAACTGAAACAACAAAAGCTGTTAATAACTGAAAACGTGTCTGGTGAACTCAAGCAATCATTCAGATTCCATTTCAAACCCAAGAGATTAAGACATAAGAGTTCTTGTCTTAAATAAACAGAGTAAGAGATTTTACCTAGAGCATCATCACTTTCTGCTGATGgagctgcaaaaaaaaaacagagtgaaACTAAGAGTGAGTGAACAAAAATCTGATAAGATTACGAGCTAATAACTCGATATTACAACTACGAGAAGGGAAAAAAACATAcgaaagattgaaactttttttttcagctCCAGAAACAGAGAGAACTCGAAATCTAGGGTTTCCACGGAAGAGAGAGATTAGGTTTCCACTGAGGGTGATGATGATGCCAAACTACACGGATTTGGGCCATCAACTTGAGAGAACTGGGCCGAGTGAGAAAGGCCCAACTTCATAAATGCAAAACAAATAActagccattttttttttactttgggaTAGATAAACCAAATCAAATGCATTGCAGATGATTGTTGGTTAGAATGTAACTGTATGTAGAAAATttgatgtatagtttttttttttttttttttgacagcaaaagAAACAtctacagactcatattgactctgtaaaccaatttggtaactccgcatccatgtgaacgacaaaagacggttgtttcctagcactgcgtgctaagctatccgcccttGAGTTCTCCGTCCGTGGTACATGAACGATGTCTGAGTTAAGGAAACTTCCTCTCAAAAGCTTAAAGTCCTCCAGATAGCTTCCAAATGcaggccattcttctggttccgaaaccatcttcaccaattgagaacaatccgttgcaaacgtcacCTGAAtctgtcttaaattcttcatacattccattgcccaaatcaaagCCTCCATCTCCGAATGAAGAGGTGAGAGAGATGCTCTTACATTTCTTGCCCC
The Brassica napus cultivar Da-Ae chromosome A1, Da-Ae, whole genome shotgun sequence DNA segment above includes these coding regions:
- the LOC106365662 gene encoding histone deacetylase 19, which gives rise to MDTGGNSLASGPDGVKRKVCYFYDPEVGNYYYGQGHPMKPHRIRMTHALLAHYGLLQHMQVLKPFPARDRDLCRFHADDYVSFLRSITPETQQDQIRQLKRFNVGEDCPVFDGLYSFCQTYAGGSVGGSVKLNHGLCDIAINWAGGLHHAKKCEASGFCYVNDIVLAILELLKQHERVLYVDIDIHHGDGVEEAFYATDRVMTVSFHKFGDYFPGTGHIQDIGYGSGKYYSLNVPLDDGIDDESYHLLFKPIMGKVMEIFKPGAVVLQCGADSLSGDRLGCFNLSIKGHAECVKFMRSFNVPLLLLGGGGYTIRNVARCWCYETGVALGIEVEDKMPEHEYYEYFGPDYTLHVAPSNMENKNSRQMLEVIRNDLLQNLSKLQHAPSVPFQERPPDTETPEVDEDQEDGDKRWDADSDMDVDDDRKPIPSRVKREAVEPDGKDKDGVKGVMERGKGFDVGMEESGSTTKVSGVNSVGMDEAGVKMEEEGTTNKSGGDQVFPKT